In a single window of the Phocoena phocoena chromosome 14, mPhoPho1.1, whole genome shotgun sequence genome:
- the ASTL gene encoding astacin-like metalloendopeptidase — protein sequence MSIGGLWPWGLALLSLPGFILGVPSASHCPGVCGTRFSEDLTPEGTQTSWDKDIPAINQGLIPEETPESSFLLEGDILRPSPFQLFSATKNKWPKNGGVVEVPFLLSSKYDKPSRQVILEAFAEFERFTCIRFVAYEGQRDFISIVPMSGCFSSIGRSGGMQVVSLGPSCLRRGPGIVLHELMHVLGFWHEHSRADRDRYIRVNWNEILPGFEMNFIKSRSSNMLVPYDYSSVMHYGRLAFSRRGMPTITPLWAPSVQIGQRWNLSASDIARVLKFYDCSPLGRDPRAKGLQTHSDGRSPTPTSRPYLQQLLKALLAESRSPGPEGFGAEESPRVWKPPALRSSGVEASARPPQPLASSLRSRPGAVVPGIALEQSWQAQVPAVPPDPSLEAEDQPAVV from the exons ATGAGCATAGGAGGCCTCTGGCCATGGGGGCTGGCTCTGCTCTCTTTGCCCG GTTTCATCCTAGGAGTGCCCTCGGCCTCTCACTGCCCAGGAGTCTGTGGGACCAGATTCTCAGAAGACCTCACCCCCGAGGGGACGCAGACGTCTTGGGATAAGGACATTCCTGCAATTAACCAAG ggCTCATCCCAGAGGAAACCCCGGAGAGCAGCTTCCTCCTCGAGGGCGACATCCTCCGGCCG AGCCCTTTCCAGCTGTTCTCAGCGACCAAAAACAAGTGGCCCAAGAATGGTGGCGTAGTGGAGGTCCCCTTCCTGCTCTCCAGCAAGTATG ATAAGCCCAGCCGCCAAGTCATCCTGGAGGCGTTTGCTGAGTTTGAGCGCTTCACGTGCATCAGGTTTGTTGCCTACGAGGGCCAGAGGGACTTCATCTCCATCGTCCCCATGTCTGG GTGCTTCTCGAGCATAGGGCGCAGTGGAGGGATGCAGGTGGTGTCCCTGGGGCCCAGCTGTCTCCGGAGGGGCCCGGGCATCGTCCTGCACGAGCTCATGCACGTGCTGGGCTTCTGGCATGAACATTCGCGAGCCGACCGGGACCGCTACATCCGTGTGAACTGGAACGAGATCCTCCCAG GCTTTGAGATGAACTTCATCAAATCTCGGAGCAGCAACATGTTGGTGCCCTATGACTACTCGTCAGTGATGCACTATGGGAG GCTCGCCTTCAGCCGGCGCGGGATGCCCACCATCACGCCGCTCTGGGCCCCCAGTGTCCAAATTGGCCAGCGATGGAACCTGAGCGCCTCTGACATCGCACGGGTCCTCAAGTTTTATGATTGCAGCCCGCTTGGCCGTGATCCCCGTGCAAAAG GGCTCCAGACCCACAGCGATGGTAGGAGCCCCACTCCCACGTCTAGACCGTACCTGCAGCAGCTCCTAAAGGCACTGTTGGCAGAATCCAGGAGCCCTGGCCCCGAGGGTTTCGGGGCTGAAGAGAGCCCACGTGTGTGGAAGCCCCCAGCCCTGAGGAGTTCTGGTGTGGAGGCCTCTGCAAGGCCCCCCCAGCCCCTAGCTTCTTCCCTAAGGTCAAGGCCTGGAGCAGTGGTTCCTGGCATTGCCCTGGAGCAGTCCTGGCAGGCCCAAGTGCCCGCTGTACCCCCAGACCCATCTCTAGAAGCAGAAGACCAGCCAGCAGTCGTCTAG
- the DUSP2 gene encoding dual specificity protein phosphatase 2 — MGLEAAQELDCTALGALLREPREAERTLLLDCRPFLAFCRRHVRAARPVPWNALLRRRARGPPAVALACLLPDRALRARLARGELARVVVLDEGSASVAEIQPDGPAHALLAALLHETGAGPTAVCFLPGGFDSFQACCPDLCSESPGPAMPPESSRSDPRAPSYDQGGPVEILPYLYLGSCSHSSDLQGLQACGITAVLNVSASCPNHFEGLLRYKSIPVEDSQMVEISAWFQEAIGFIDSVKNSGGRVLVHCQAGISRSATICLAYLIQSHRVRLDEAFDFVKQRRGVISPNFGFMGQLLQFETQVLCH, encoded by the exons ATGGGGCTGGAGGCGGCGCAAGAGTTGGACTGCACGGCGCTGGGCGCGCTGCTGCGGGAGCCGCGGGAGGCTGAGCGCACGCTGCTGCTCGACTGTCGCCCCTTCCTGGCCTTCTGCCGCCGCCACGTGCGCGCCGCGCGGCCGGTGCCCTGGAACGCGCTGCTGCGGCGCCGCGCGCGCGGCCCCCCCGCCGTCGCCCTCGCCTGCCTGCTGCCTGACCGCGCGCTGCGGGCGCGCCTGGCCCGCGGGGAGCTGGCGCGGGTCGTGGTGCTGGACGAGGGCAGCGCCTCGGTGGCAGAGATCCAGCCCGACGGCCCGGCCCACGCGCTGCTTGCCGCGCTGCTGCACGAGACCGGCGCCGGACCCACCGCCGTGTGCTTCCTGCCGG GAGGCTTCGACAGCTTTCAAGCCTGCTGCCCCGATCTGTGCTCTGAGTCCCCCGGCCCCGCGATGCCACCCGAAAGCAGCCGCTCCGACCCCAGGGCTCCCTCGTATGACCAG GGTGGCCCTGTGGAGATCTTGCCCTACCTGTACCTGGGCAGCTGCAGCCACTCGTCGGACCTGCAGGGGCTGCAGGCTTGCGGCATCACAGCCGTCCTCAACGTCTCAGCCAGTTGCCCCAACCACTTTGAGGGCCTGTTGCGCTACAAGAGCATCCCGGTGGAGGACAGCCAGATGGTGGAGATCAGCGCCTGGTTCCAGGAGGCCATTGGCTTCATTG ACTCAGTGAAAAACAGCGGAGGCCGGGTGCTGGTGCACTGCCAGGCAGGCATCTCGCGCTCCGCCACCATCTGCCTGGCGTACCTGATACAGAGCCACCGCGTGAGGCTGGACGAGGCCTTCGACTTTGTTAAGCAACGCCGGGGCGTCATCTCCCCCAACTTCGGTTTCATGGGGCAGCTGCTGCAGTTTGAGACTCAGGTGCTCTGTCACTGA
- the ADRA2B gene encoding alpha-2B adrenergic receptor codes for MDHQEPYSVQATAAIAAVITFLILFTIFGNALVILAVLTSRSLRAPQNLFLVSLAAADILVATLIIPFSLANELLGYWYFWRTWCEVYLALDVLFCTSSIVHLCAISLDRYWAVSRALEYNSKRTPRRIKCVILTVWLIAAVISLPPLIYKGDPAPQPRGRPQCKLNQEAWYILASSIGSFFAPCLIMILVYLRIYLIAKRSHCRGPRAKGGPGEGGSKQPHPVPGEVSASARLPTLASQLATAGEANGCSQPAGEKDEGETPEDPGTPALPSSWPSRPSSGQGQKEGVCGTSPEEEGAEEEEDGVCEPKASAASPASACSPSLQQPQGSRLLATLRGQVLLVRGKGTAGGQWWRRRTQLTREKRFTFVLAVVIGVFVLCWFPFFFSYSLGAICPQHCKVPHGLFQFFFWIGYCNSSLNPVIYTIFNQDFRRAFRRILCRKWTQTAW; via the coding sequence ATGGACCACCAGGAGCCCTACTCCGTGCAGGCCACTGCGGCCATCGCGGCGGTCATCACCTTCCTCATCCTCTTCACCATCTTCGGCAACGCGCTGGTCATCTTGGCTGTGCTGACAAGCCGCTCGCTGCGAGCCCCGCAGAACCTGTTCCTAGTGTCGCTGGCCGCCGCCGACATCCTGGTGGCCACGCTCATCATCCCTTTCTCACTGGCCAACGAGCTGCTGGGCTACTGGTACTTCTGGCGCACCTGGTGCGAGGTGTACCTGGCGCTCGACGTGCTCTTCTGCACCTCCTCCATCGTACACCTGTGTGCCATCAGCCTGGACCGCTACTGGGCCGTGAGCCGCGCGCTGGAGTACAACTCCAAGCGCACCCCGCGCCGCATCAAATGCGTCATCCTCACCGTGTGGCTCATCGCAGCTGTCATCTCGCTGCCGCCCCTCATCTACAAGGGCGACCCGGCTCCCCAGCCCCGAGGGCGCCCTCAGTGCAAGCTCAACCAAGAGGCCTGGTACATCCTGGCCTCCAGCATTGGATCTTTCTTTGCACCCTGCCTTATCATGATCCTTGTCTACCTGCGGATCTATCTGATCGCCAAGCGCAGCCACTGCAGAGGTCCCAGGGCCAAGGGGGGCCCTGGGGAGGGTGGGTCTAAGCAGCCCCACCCTGTCCCTGGGGAAGTCTCGGCCTCAGCCAGATTGCCAACTCTGGCCTCTCAACTGGCTACTGCTGGAGAGGCCAATGGATGCTCCCAGCCCGCTGGGGAGAAGGACGAGGGGGAGACCCCTGAAGACCCTGGGACCCCCGCCTTGCCATCCAGCTGGCCTTCCCGCCCCAGCTCAGGCCAGGGTCAGAAGGAAGGTGTTTGTGGGACATCtccagaggaggagggggctgaAGAGGAGGAGGACGGGGTGTGTGAGCCGAAGGCCTCGGCAGCATCTCccgcctcagcttgcagcccatCCCTGCAGCAACCACAGGGTTCCCGGCTGCTGGCGACCCTACGTGGCCAGGTGCTCCTGGTCAGGGGCAAGGGCACTGCGGGGGGGCAGTGGTGGCGGCGGCGGACGCAGCTGACCCGGGAGAAGCGGTTCACGTTCGTGCTGGCCGTGGTCATCGGCGTCTTCGTGCTCTGCTGGTTCCCCTTCTTCTTCAGCTACAGCCTGGGTGCCATCTGCCCTCAACACTGCAAGGTGCCCCACGGCCTCTTCCAGTTCTTCTTCTGGATTGGCTACTGCAACAGCTCGCTGAACCCTGTCATCTACACCATCTTCAACCAGGACTTTCGTCGTGCCTTCCGAAGGATCCTTTGCCGCAAGTGGACCCAGACGGCCTGGTGA